In one Achromobacter spanius genomic region, the following are encoded:
- a CDS encoding LysR family transcriptional regulator, giving the protein MIELRNVETFFWVATLGSFRAASDKLNTTQPAVSQRIASLEADLGVRLFERDARGVKLTAKGHELLSHAERMLQVRRDMFEAAREQNVMTGTVRIGVAETIVQTWLPTLIELIHSTYPALVLEIEVDTTHVLRPHLMSRQIDLAFLMGPVLEARVENLALCSYPLAWVASPTLDLGPEPLTLERIGKLPIITYPSNSSPYRVVRDMLTRAGVASPRMYGSASMSMVVRMTQDGIGTSVIAPVFLGKELARGELRILRVQADPLPELNFTASWVQGPDSHAVRVIAQMAQKVAAQAGDGIPI; this is encoded by the coding sequence ATGATCGAACTACGTAACGTCGAAACTTTTTTTTGGGTCGCCACGCTGGGCAGCTTTCGTGCCGCGTCCGACAAGCTCAACACCACACAGCCCGCCGTGTCGCAGCGCATCGCCTCGCTAGAGGCGGACCTGGGCGTTCGGCTTTTCGAGCGCGACGCGCGCGGCGTCAAGCTCACCGCCAAGGGTCACGAATTGCTGTCGCATGCCGAACGCATGCTGCAAGTGCGACGCGACATGTTCGAGGCCGCGCGCGAACAGAATGTGATGACCGGCACCGTGCGCATTGGCGTGGCCGAGACCATCGTGCAGACCTGGCTGCCTACGCTGATCGAACTGATCCATTCGACCTACCCGGCGCTGGTGCTGGAAATCGAGGTGGACACCACCCACGTGCTGCGCCCGCACCTGATGTCGCGCCAGATCGATCTTGCCTTCCTGATGGGGCCCGTGCTTGAAGCGCGTGTTGAAAATCTGGCGCTGTGCAGCTATCCGCTGGCCTGGGTGGCCAGCCCCACGCTGGACCTGGGGCCCGAGCCGCTGACGCTTGAGCGTATCGGCAAGCTGCCCATCATTACGTATCCGTCCAATAGCTCGCCGTACCGCGTGGTGCGCGACATGCTGACACGCGCCGGCGTGGCCTCGCCGCGCATGTATGGCAGCGCATCCATGTCGATGGTGGTGCGGATGACGCAGGACGGCATCGGCACCAGCGTGATCGCGCCAGTGTTCCTGGGCAAGGAACTGGCGCGCGGCGAATTGCGCATTTTGCGCGTGCAGGCCGACCCCTTGCCTGAACTGAACTTCACCGCAAGCTGGGTACAGGGGCCGGACAGTCACGCCGTCAGGGTCATTGCGCAGATGGCGCAGAAGGTCGCGGCGCAGGCCGGGGACGGAATTCCCATCTAG
- a CDS encoding TRAP transporter large permease — protein MISTALTLLLVLIGLSIPVGAALGVLGLILDPLFSMLPLSRAIGEISWSSNNEFLLVAIPLFIMLGEVLLRAGFAERMYGAMSLWLSWLPGGLMHANIGASTLFSATSGSSVATAATVGTVAIPQIRKYGYNEPLFLGSLAAGGTLGILIPPSINLVIYGVLTNSSVPKLYLAGIIPGFAMAALFMLMIVVACVAKPSWGGKKIHATWGQRLASLMHLAPPMGIFFLVVGSIYAGLATPTEAAALGVLGAFILAAWFRRLSWKMLREVMEGTMRSTAMIMLIVIAASFLNFVMSATGLTDALTKSITGLGLSPGWMLLIVVIFYLVLGCFMETLSMMITTIPIVAPIMIALGYDPIWLGIVIIILVEAALITPPVGLNLFVVQSLRKSGSMGAVIVGSLPFVAAMFLMLALLAFWPDLALWLPRAFG, from the coding sequence ATGATTTCCACCGCATTGACGTTGTTGCTGGTGCTGATCGGCCTGTCCATCCCGGTGGGTGCGGCGCTTGGCGTGCTGGGCCTGATCCTGGACCCGCTGTTCTCGATGCTGCCGTTGTCGCGCGCCATCGGTGAAATTTCCTGGAGCTCGAACAACGAGTTCCTGCTGGTGGCGATTCCGCTGTTCATCATGCTGGGCGAAGTGCTGCTGCGCGCGGGTTTCGCCGAACGCATGTATGGCGCCATGAGCCTGTGGCTGTCGTGGTTGCCGGGCGGCTTGATGCACGCCAACATCGGCGCATCCACCTTGTTTTCGGCCACGTCCGGTTCCAGCGTGGCCACCGCGGCCACGGTGGGCACCGTCGCCATTCCGCAGATCCGCAAGTACGGCTACAACGAACCGCTGTTCCTGGGCAGTTTGGCCGCGGGCGGAACGCTGGGCATCTTGATTCCGCCGTCCATCAACCTGGTCATCTATGGCGTGCTGACGAATTCGTCGGTACCCAAGCTGTACCTGGCCGGCATTATTCCCGGCTTCGCGATGGCCGCGTTGTTCATGCTGATGATTGTGGTGGCGTGCGTGGCCAAGCCGTCCTGGGGCGGCAAGAAGATCCACGCGACCTGGGGCCAACGCCTGGCCAGCCTGATGCACCTGGCGCCGCCCATGGGCATCTTCTTCCTGGTGGTGGGTTCCATCTACGCGGGCCTGGCCACGCCAACCGAAGCCGCCGCGCTGGGCGTGCTGGGCGCGTTCATCCTGGCCGCCTGGTTCCGCCGCCTGAGCTGGAAGATGCTGCGCGAAGTGATGGAAGGCACGATGCGGTCCACGGCGATGATCATGCTGATCGTCATCGCGGCCAGCTTCCTGAACTTCGTCATGTCGGCCACCGGCCTGACCGATGCGCTGACCAAGTCGATCACCGGCCTGGGGCTTTCGCCCGGCTGGATGCTGTTGATCGTGGTGATCTTTTACCTGGTGCTGGGCTGCTTCATGGAAACGCTGTCCATGATGATCACGACGATTCCCATCGTGGCGCCGATCATGATTGCGCTGGGTTACGACCCGATCTGGCTGGGCATCGTCATCATCATCCTGGTCGAAGCCGCGCTGATCACGCCGCCCGTGGGCCTGAACCTGTTCGTGGTGCAAAGCCTGCGCAAGAGCGGTTCCATGGGAGCCGTCATCGTCGGCAGCCTGCCGTTCGTGGCCGCCATGTTCCTGATGCTGGCGCTGCTGGCGTTCTGGCCCGACCTGGCGCTGTGGCTGCCGCGCGCCTTTGGTTGA
- a CDS encoding DUF2848 domain-containing protein, which translates to MKAVFNIDDANPRQVEVDFNTLIVAGWAGRDMAAIEHHIEELAAIGVPRPTSVPLYYRIADNQLTQATQVQAVGEDSSGEVETFVFAVDGEMYVSIASDHTDRKLETVSVAMSKQVCVKPVANVAWRLADVADYWDELVIRSYIVENGEKVLYQEGPLSTLRTPQDLIAGYTGGAAVLPQGAGMTCGTVAAIGGIRAAADFTMELFDPRRQRTISHRYHVESLPVVA; encoded by the coding sequence ATGAAAGCCGTATTCAACATCGACGACGCCAATCCCCGCCAGGTGGAAGTGGACTTCAACACCCTGATCGTGGCCGGCTGGGCCGGACGCGACATGGCCGCCATTGAGCACCACATCGAAGAGCTGGCCGCCATCGGCGTGCCGCGCCCGACCAGCGTGCCGCTGTACTACCGCATTGCCGACAACCAACTGACCCAGGCCACGCAAGTGCAGGCCGTAGGCGAAGATTCCTCGGGCGAAGTGGAAACCTTCGTGTTCGCCGTGGACGGCGAAATGTACGTCAGCATCGCGTCCGACCATACCGACCGCAAGCTCGAAACCGTCAGCGTCGCCATGTCCAAGCAGGTCTGCGTGAAGCCGGTGGCCAACGTTGCCTGGCGCCTGGCCGATGTGGCCGACTACTGGGACGAACTGGTCATCCGTTCGTACATCGTCGAAAACGGCGAAAAGGTGCTGTACCAGGAAGGCCCGTTGTCCACGCTGCGCACGCCGCAAGACCTGATCGCCGGCTACACCGGCGGCGCCGCCGTGCTGCCGCAAGGCGCGGGCATGACCTGCGGCACGGTGGCCGCCATTGGCGGCATCCGCGCCGCGGCAGACTTCACCATGGAACTGTTCGACCCGCGCCGCCAGCGCACGATCAGCCACCGCTATCATGTTGAATCGCTGCCCGTGGTGGCCTGA
- a CDS encoding DMT family transporter has translation MPPADSGRPQAPAPASRGPLVGILLLVLSMWTLSCLDASGKWVMNAGVPLLVLSWFRYVVHLILVLALVLPARGLRVLRSNKPREQLIRGGSMFLATLMFFTTLSYIPQAEATAINFLAPLLVLSVAPWILKEPARMSRFVAAGIAFIGVIIVIRPGGGLHPVGTIFGLLTACCFAAQFIATRRVAGDDPFTSLIWSGAVGTVCLTVTLPFVLPAALPVLQGLSGFDWFLLISTGLTGGVGHLFQIAAYRRAPASTLAPFIYLQIISATSVGWLVYGHFPDPLTWLGIAIICASGIGIGLIEWRRSMVSSAASARAAVR, from the coding sequence ATGCCCCCGGCCGATTCAGGTCGCCCACAAGCCCCCGCGCCCGCCTCGCGCGGCCCGCTCGTCGGGATCTTGCTGCTGGTGCTATCGATGTGGACGCTTTCCTGTCTGGACGCCAGTGGCAAATGGGTCATGAATGCGGGCGTGCCGCTGCTGGTGCTGTCGTGGTTCCGCTACGTGGTGCACCTGATCCTGGTGTTGGCGCTGGTATTGCCGGCGCGCGGGCTGCGGGTGCTGCGCAGCAACAAGCCGCGCGAACAACTGATACGCGGCGGCTCCATGTTCCTGGCCACGCTGATGTTCTTCACGACGCTCAGCTACATTCCGCAGGCCGAAGCCACGGCCATCAACTTCCTGGCGCCCTTGCTGGTGCTGTCGGTGGCGCCCTGGATCCTGAAAGAGCCCGCCCGCATGTCGCGCTTTGTGGCGGCGGGCATTGCGTTTATCGGCGTCATCATCGTCATCCGTCCTGGCGGCGGCTTGCATCCGGTCGGCACCATTTTCGGTTTACTGACGGCCTGTTGCTTTGCCGCGCAGTTCATCGCCACGCGGCGGGTGGCGGGCGATGACCCGTTCACGTCGCTGATCTGGAGCGGCGCGGTGGGCACCGTCTGCCTGACAGTGACCCTGCCCTTCGTACTGCCGGCGGCACTGCCGGTCTTGCAGGGCCTGTCGGGCTTCGATTGGTTCTTGCTGATCTCGACCGGCCTGACTGGCGGAGTGGGACATCTGTTCCAGATCGCCGCCTACCGGCGCGCCCCGGCGTCCACGCTGGCGCCGTTCATCTACTTGCAGATCATCAGCGCCACGTCCGTAGGCTGGTTGGTGTACGGCCATTTCCCTGACCCGCTGACCTGGCTGGGCATCGCCATCATCTGCGCCAGCGGCATCGGCATCGGCCTGATCGAATGGCGCCGCAGCATGGTCAGCAGCGCGGCGTCCGCGAGAGCCGCTGTTCGCTAG
- a CDS encoding arylesterase codes for MRLFSLLHLTSALAIAVMALPAHAQTAKAAEGSASRTVLVVGDSLSAEYGIKRGTGWVPLLSARVSEQYPKYQVVNASISGDTTSGGMARLPALLRQHAPSVVVLELGSNDALRGLSLSMTEQNLRAMTQAAKQAEAKVVIVGMQIPPNYGRDYTQRFAQLFSTVAKDENARLVPFLMEGIATNRAMFQADGIHPNEDAQPQLLDNVWPTLRPLLN; via the coding sequence ATGCGCCTATTTTCCCTTCTGCATCTAACGTCCGCCTTGGCGATTGCCGTCATGGCGCTTCCCGCCCACGCTCAGACCGCCAAGGCGGCCGAGGGTTCCGCATCGCGCACCGTGCTGGTGGTGGGCGACAGCCTGTCCGCCGAATACGGTATCAAGCGCGGCACGGGTTGGGTGCCCTTGCTGTCCGCTCGGGTTTCCGAACAATACCCCAAGTACCAGGTCGTCAATGCCAGCATCAGCGGCGACACCACCAGCGGCGGCATGGCGCGCCTGCCGGCGCTGCTGCGCCAGCACGCGCCCTCAGTCGTGGTGCTGGAACTGGGTTCCAACGACGCCCTGCGCGGCTTGTCGCTATCAATGACCGAACAGAATCTACGCGCGATGACGCAAGCCGCCAAGCAGGCCGAAGCAAAAGTCGTGATTGTCGGGATGCAGATTCCGCCCAACTACGGCCGCGATTACACCCAGCGCTTCGCCCAACTGTTTTCCACGGTCGCCAAAGACGAAAACGCCCGGCTCGTGCCCTTCCTGATGGAAGGTATTGCAACGAACCGGGCGATGTTCCAGGCTGACGGCATCCATCCTAACGAGGATGCCCAACCCCAACTGCTGGACAACGTATGGCCGACGCTGCGGCCCTTGTTGAACTAG
- a CDS encoding TRAP transporter small permease subunit, with the protein MTQTEHFRLLGGLLRRAESLSRLAVWAGGALTVASVLLISFDVLARKFLGFTTGGADELSSYAFAISTSWALAFATLQRANVRVDVLYQYLPVRLSAVLDWISMVAMAVFMVFLTYYAYDVVQTSWAQKSTANTPLATPLWIPQGLWLLGLAWMCITVALMLTRASAALVTGDIELVKQICGVRSAQEEAEEEAAAGERMVKGDAA; encoded by the coding sequence ATGACCCAAACCGAACACTTCCGCCTGCTGGGCGGCCTGTTGCGGCGCGCCGAGAGCCTGTCGCGCCTGGCCGTCTGGGCCGGCGGCGCGTTGACGGTGGCCAGCGTGCTGCTGATCTCCTTCGACGTGCTGGCCCGCAAATTCCTGGGTTTCACGACCGGCGGCGCCGACGAGCTTTCCAGCTACGCCTTCGCCATCAGCACGTCCTGGGCCTTGGCGTTCGCCACCTTGCAGCGCGCCAACGTGCGCGTTGATGTGCTCTATCAATATTTACCGGTGCGCCTGTCGGCTGTGCTGGATTGGATTTCCATGGTGGCGATGGCCGTCTTCATGGTGTTCCTGACGTATTACGCCTACGACGTGGTGCAGACCTCGTGGGCGCAGAAGTCCACGGCCAACACGCCGCTGGCCACACCCTTGTGGATCCCGCAGGGCCTGTGGTTGCTGGGCCTGGCCTGGATGTGCATCACCGTCGCGCTGATGCTGACGCGCGCGTCCGCCGCGCTGGTCACGGGTGATATTGAACTGGTCAAGCAGATCTGTGGCGTGCGTTCGGCGCAGGAAGAAGCCGAAGAAGAAGCCGCCGCGGGCGAGCGCATGGTGAAAGGAGACGCGGCATGA
- a CDS encoding ABC transporter ATP-binding protein, with translation MDSKNSIEVKGLGKRVADAGGTLSILEGIDFTVQAGSAVAITGSSGSGKSTLLGLLAGLDVPSVGSVHLAGQDLFALDEDGRARLRANHVGFVFQSFQLLPNLTALENVMLPLELAGQSAREAAQAMLERVGLGARLHHYPRTLSGGEQQRVSLARAFVVQPDLLFADEPTGSLDAATGVTVIDLMFDLHREHGTTLVLVTHDPQLAARCGRQLVLAAGRMVQGD, from the coding sequence ATGGATAGCAAGAATTCGATCGAGGTGAAAGGGCTGGGCAAGCGGGTAGCCGATGCCGGCGGGACGCTGTCTATCCTGGAAGGAATTGATTTTACGGTGCAGGCGGGCAGCGCCGTCGCCATCACCGGAAGTTCCGGTTCGGGCAAGTCCACGCTGTTGGGACTATTGGCCGGGCTGGATGTTCCCAGCGTGGGCAGCGTGCATCTGGCCGGGCAGGACCTGTTTGCCCTGGACGAGGATGGCCGCGCGCGCTTGCGCGCCAATCATGTGGGTTTCGTGTTCCAGTCGTTCCAGTTGCTGCCCAACCTGACGGCGCTGGAAAACGTGATGCTGCCGCTGGAACTGGCCGGGCAATCCGCGCGCGAAGCCGCGCAGGCCATGCTGGAGCGCGTGGGACTGGGTGCGCGTCTGCATCATTACCCCCGCACCTTGTCGGGCGGCGAGCAGCAGCGCGTGTCGCTCGCGCGCGCCTTCGTGGTGCAGCCCGACCTGCTGTTCGCCGATGAGCCCACCGGCAGCCTGGACGCCGCCACGGGCGTCACCGTCATCGACCTGATGTTCGACCTGCACCGCGAGCACGGCACCACGCTGGTGCTGGTGACCCACGACCCGCAGTTGGCCGCCCGCTGCGGCCGCCAGCTTGTGCTGGCAGCCGGCCGGATGGTGCAGGGCGACTGA
- a CDS encoding TRAP transporter substrate-binding protein, with translation MKKSLVFAAVAASLLTGAVHAQDLPKTQLKVVGGLSNLTAYNDYEKPFWTKTIPELSKGQVTAEIKGFNEMGLKGPELLRLMSQGVIEFGTATLSYFASDNPINEAIDLAGLAPDVKTARAVTDAFEPVYAKLYGEGNNVKLLGISTYPAQVLFCNAEIKGLADIKGKKVRTSSRTTAEFVEALGGSSVTMAFGEVVPALQNKVVDCAITGSLSGYSAKWYEVSTHLVALPINWNQQIHAVNQKAWDKLDPAVRTFLQANVKTLVDNIWDAAARQTQEGYDCNTGAAACPFPVKGKMVLVQPSDADRALLKKVAEEAVLPKWAARCSAQCVKDFNATIGKTLGLTASK, from the coding sequence ATGAAGAAGTCTCTTGTTTTCGCCGCCGTCGCCGCTAGTTTGCTGACCGGCGCCGTCCACGCGCAGGACCTGCCCAAAACCCAGTTGAAGGTCGTGGGAGGCCTGTCCAACCTGACCGCCTATAACGACTACGAAAAGCCGTTCTGGACCAAGACCATCCCTGAACTGTCCAAGGGCCAGGTCACGGCGGAAATCAAGGGTTTCAACGAAATGGGCTTGAAGGGCCCCGAGTTGCTGCGTTTGATGTCGCAAGGCGTGATTGAATTCGGCACCGCCACGCTGTCGTACTTCGCCAGCGACAACCCCATCAACGAAGCCATCGACCTGGCCGGCCTGGCGCCCGACGTCAAGACCGCCCGCGCCGTGACCGATGCGTTCGAACCCGTCTACGCCAAGCTTTACGGCGAAGGCAACAACGTCAAGCTGCTTGGCATTTCCACCTATCCCGCGCAAGTGCTGTTCTGCAACGCCGAGATCAAGGGCCTGGCCGACATCAAGGGCAAGAAGGTTCGCACCAGCAGCCGCACCACGGCCGAATTCGTTGAAGCGCTGGGCGGTTCCAGCGTGACGATGGCTTTCGGTGAAGTGGTTCCGGCCCTGCAGAACAAGGTGGTGGATTGCGCCATCACCGGTTCGCTGTCGGGCTACTCGGCCAAGTGGTACGAAGTTTCCACGCACTTGGTCGCGCTGCCGATCAACTGGAACCAGCAGATCCACGCCGTCAACCAGAAGGCCTGGGACAAGCTGGACCCCGCCGTGCGCACGTTCCTGCAAGCCAACGTGAAGACGCTGGTCGACAACATCTGGGACGCCGCCGCGCGCCAGACGCAGGAAGGCTATGACTGCAACACGGGCGCCGCTGCCTGCCCGTTCCCGGTCAAGGGCAAGATGGTTCTGGTTCAGCCGTCCGATGCTGACCGCGCGCTGCTGAAGAAGGTTGCTGAAGAAGCCGTGCTGCCCAAGTGGGCCGCCCGTTGCTCGGCACAGTGCGTGAAGGACTTCAACGCCACCATCGGCAAGACGCTGGGCCTGACCGCCAGCAAGTAA
- the fabV gene encoding enoyl-ACP reductase FabV has translation MVIKPRVRGFICVTTHPVGCEANVNKQIDYVRAQGPIAGGPKRVLVLGASTGYGLAARISAAFGCGAETLGVFFERPADAAKAGTPGWYNTAAFHKAAQAQGLTATSINGDAFSDEIKQKTIAAIKAGMGQVDQVIYSLAAPRRTHPRTGQVFNSTLKPIGNAVNLRGLDTDREVVKESVLEPATQAEIDATVAVMGGEDWQMWIDALLDAGVLAEGATTTAFTYLGEKITHDIYWNGSIGAAKKDLDEKVLDIRAKLTARGGDARVSVLKAVVTQASSAIPMMPLYLSLLFKIMKAEGTHEGCIEQVYGLYQDSLCSDTPILDEQGRLRADYKELDPKVQAQVQALWTQVTSDNIYQLTDFAGYKQEFLRLFGFEIDGVDYDADVDPVVEIRGLV, from the coding sequence ATGGTCATCAAGCCCCGTGTGCGCGGCTTTATCTGCGTCACCACCCATCCCGTTGGCTGCGAAGCCAACGTCAACAAGCAGATCGACTACGTTCGGGCGCAAGGCCCCATCGCTGGGGGCCCGAAGCGCGTGCTGGTGCTGGGCGCGTCAACGGGCTATGGCCTGGCCGCCCGCATCAGCGCGGCCTTTGGCTGTGGCGCCGAGACCCTGGGTGTGTTTTTCGAACGCCCCGCCGACGCCGCCAAGGCCGGCACGCCGGGCTGGTACAACACCGCCGCCTTCCACAAGGCGGCACAAGCCCAGGGCCTGACCGCCACCAGCATCAACGGCGACGCCTTCTCGGACGAGATCAAACAAAAAACCATTGCCGCCATCAAGGCGGGCATGGGCCAGGTGGACCAGGTCATCTACAGCCTGGCCGCCCCGCGCCGCACCCATCCCAGGACGGGCCAGGTGTTCAATTCCACGCTCAAACCAATCGGCAACGCCGTCAACCTGCGCGGCCTGGACACCGACCGCGAAGTAGTCAAGGAATCGGTGCTGGAGCCAGCCACGCAAGCCGAGATCGACGCCACCGTGGCCGTCATGGGCGGCGAAGACTGGCAGATGTGGATCGACGCGCTGCTGGATGCCGGTGTGCTGGCCGAAGGCGCCACGACGACGGCTTTCACCTACCTGGGCGAAAAGATCACGCACGACATTTATTGGAACGGGTCGATCGGCGCGGCCAAGAAGGACCTGGACGAGAAGGTGCTGGACATCCGCGCCAAGCTGACCGCGCGCGGCGGCGACGCCCGCGTGTCGGTGCTGAAAGCCGTGGTCACCCAGGCCAGCTCGGCCATTCCGATGATGCCGCTGTACCTGTCGCTGCTGTTCAAGATCATGAAGGCGGAAGGTACGCACGAAGGCTGCATCGAACAGGTCTACGGCCTGTACCAGGACAGCCTGTGCAGCGACACGCCCATCCTGGACGAGCAAGGCCGCCTGCGCGCCGACTACAAGGAACTGGACCCGAAGGTGCAGGCGCAGGTGCAGGCGCTATGGACCCAGGTCACCAGCGACAATATCTACCAACTGACCGACTTCGCCGGCTACAAACAGGAATTCCTGCGCCTGTTCGGATTCGAGATCGATGGGGTGGATTACGACGCCGATGTGGATCCGGTCGTGGAAATTCGCGGCCTCGTTTGA
- a CDS encoding amidase: MVSTLNELTLALSEGRTTSVALTELALARAQDAAGEGARVFTKLYAESALAQARASDTLRAAGIVRSAVEGLPISIKDLFDIEGETTMAGSVAREGEPAADANAEVVQRLIAAGAVIIGRTNMTEFAYSGLGINPHYGTPLNPYDRGTGRIPGGSSSGAAVSVADGMAVAGIGSDTGGSVRIPAALCGLTGFKPSAWRVSMTGVLPLSANLDSIGPIAGSVRCCAELDAILSGDGGPVPEAMALRGLRLAVPTTLALDAMEKHVADSFAAAVAKLKEAGALVEEIAIPEFAELGNINSKGGFTAAEAWAWHRDLIARAGKRYDPRVVSRIMRGQDMSAADYLDLLDAREAWVAAVDHRIAGYDALIMPTTPIVAPAVADLVASDEAYYAANGLILRNPTLINFLDGCALSLPCHAPGTAPVGFMIAGSNGADRRILAVGLAVEALLGAR; the protein is encoded by the coding sequence ATGGTTTCGACCTTGAATGAACTGACCTTGGCCCTGAGTGAAGGCCGTACCACGTCGGTCGCACTGACCGAACTGGCGCTGGCGCGCGCTCAGGATGCGGCGGGCGAGGGCGCGCGCGTGTTTACCAAGCTGTATGCCGAATCGGCGCTGGCCCAGGCGCGCGCTTCCGACACGCTGCGTGCCGCCGGCATCGTGCGATCGGCCGTGGAAGGCCTGCCGATCAGCATCAAGGACTTGTTCGACATCGAAGGCGAAACCACCATGGCCGGTTCCGTGGCGCGCGAAGGCGAGCCGGCGGCTGACGCCAACGCCGAAGTCGTGCAGCGCCTGATTGCCGCTGGCGCCGTCATCATCGGCCGTACCAACATGACCGAATTCGCCTATTCGGGCCTGGGCATCAATCCGCACTACGGCACGCCGCTGAACCCCTACGACCGGGGCACCGGCCGCATTCCGGGCGGTTCTTCGTCGGGCGCGGCGGTGTCGGTGGCCGACGGCATGGCGGTGGCTGGCATCGGTTCCGACACGGGCGGTTCGGTGCGCATTCCGGCCGCGCTGTGCGGCCTGACGGGCTTCAAGCCCAGCGCTTGGCGCGTGTCCATGACGGGCGTGCTGCCGCTGTCGGCCAACCTGGATTCCATCGGCCCCATCGCCGGCAGCGTGCGCTGCTGCGCCGAGCTGGACGCCATCCTGTCCGGCGACGGCGGCCCGGTGCCCGAAGCCATGGCCCTGCGCGGCCTGCGCCTGGCCGTGCCGACCACGCTGGCGCTGGATGCCATGGAAAAGCACGTTGCCGACAGCTTTGCCGCTGCCGTGGCCAAGCTGAAGGAAGCGGGCGCGCTGGTCGAGGAAATCGCCATTCCCGAATTCGCCGAACTGGGCAACATCAACAGCAAAGGCGGCTTCACGGCGGCCGAAGCCTGGGCCTGGCACCGCGACCTGATCGCGCGCGCCGGCAAGCGCTACGACCCGCGCGTGGTCTCGCGCATCATGCGTGGCCAGGACATGAGCGCCGCCGACTACCTGGACCTGCTGGACGCGCGCGAAGCCTGGGTGGCTGCGGTGGACCACCGCATTGCCGGCTACGACGCGCTCATCATGCCCACCACGCCCATCGTGGCGCCGGCGGTGGCGGATCTGGTGGCCTCCGACGAAGCCTATTACGCGGCCAACGGCCTGATTCTGCGCAACCCCACGTTGATCAACTTCCTGGACGGCTGCGCATTGTCCCTGCCTTGCCATGCGCCGGGCACCGCGCCGGTGGGCTTCATGATCGCCGGCAGCAACGGCGCCGACCGCCGCATCCTGGCCGTGGGCCTGGCGGTGGAAGCGCTGCTTGGCGCACGTTGA